The Podarcis muralis chromosome 14, rPodMur119.hap1.1, whole genome shotgun sequence nucleotide sequence CTGGCACTGCTGGACTTGGTGTCTCTCGGGCACCTCCTATGTGGGCTGCAGGTGGCGGAGATCAGGCAGCTCAACAGCCAGGAATTCAGGTAGGGAGGCTGGAAGGCACAGGGATTGGCAGAGGGCCTGGGAGCCCTCTAACCTTGGAGGGGTTGCTGCTCCCAGCCTTCTACGGTTGCAGGCAGGACACACGCCAGTTTCCAGTTTCTGTTTTGGTGCAGAGGCCTCCACCTGCCTCCCTGCACCCCAGCTACAGccctcttccttccccacagCAAAGCGGCCTCCTTCCTGGGGTTGCTCCATCTCAGCTGCTCTGAGGAGAAACTGGAAGCCCTGGCCTGGCTCCTGGTCACCCCCTCTGCCTTTGGGCCTGTCGCCATGTGGGGCCCAGGGATTTTCACAGAGATTGGGACGCTGGCAGGTCGGTGGCTGTGTGGTGGAGGGAGTCCTTGCTTCTGTCTTGCTTTCGGGGCAACACACCCTGGGTGGGCACCACCggcctctttctctccttcccagcGGGGCTGCCGGACATCGTCCTCTCGTCCCTCGTCCCAGAGCAGCTTCGGGCTCTGACCCCAGAGGCGGTTGCCTTGATCCCCGCCCCCAAATTTGCAGTGAGTGCCTTGTTGTGCTGGGGGTCTGGgacggggagggggaagcccgggACGGGCCTCTCAGCTGGGGCTCTAAATGTGGGCCAGGCAGGGGCTGCCCCTCCAGGGCTGGGCCCAGCGGAAAGGGGTGGAGCATCATCCCACTTGCGCTGGCAGCTCCTGGTGGGTTCTGCCTCGCCTTTCTCTGCTCCCCTGCAGGTGGTgttcagcccagcccagctgctcAGTCTGACAAGCCCCCAGGCATCGGCCGTGACAGCCCAGCAGTACGGACTCCTCAGCCCTAAGCAAAAATGGGCCCTGGAGCTGGCGCAGTGCGAAGGGGAGCCCTGCCAGGACCACAGGAGTATGTGCCCACCCCTGCCTTGACCCCTGCATGCCTCACCATGGGCACTGCCCCCTGGCATGCCACCTCCCAGCGCTGTGCTGCCCCTGGCCCCTCCAGTGAAGctttgctcctcttcctcctccttcctccacagGCAGAAGTGGCTCAGGGCTTCGTCctgctgttttgctgctgcttccgtCTTGCTGCCTCCTTTTGACTTTCGGGGGCCCCCTGGCCTTGCAATAAAGCTGCCCCTTTGCACTGATTGACTGGTGCCTGCGACTGTcttgtgccccccacccccactgcctcCAGTACCACGGGGCAGACGAGGCGACCAGTGTGACCACCTGTCTCAGAACTGTcgacacggactggcagcatctctgcaGGATAATTTTgattggggattgaaccctgggTCTTCTGCATGCTGGGCAGGTGCCTTGGCCCTGTCTGGCCTGGggccccttcctcccccctgcccTCCAAGTGGTACAAATCTCAGCCAGAGACAGGAGAATGTTACAGCAGCCAGAGTTTTATGGGGTTTGGTGCAGTGCATCGTGTGCCTCCTGCCCACACAGGACTTCTGCCCACTGGTGTCTGCAAAGAGCCCTGGGCTGGACTGGGCTCAGCTGCGGAACTGGGCCACAGGCGAAGGGATGCGGATGTCCTGGCCCCGCTCCAGGCGCCGTTCGCAGTCAATCAGGTAGTTGACACCGTCAATCACTAGCTGCACCAGCTCCACCTGGCAGGGGCAGGAACAGAACAAGCCAAGCTGGAGAGGGCAGCTCAAAGGTGACCCACCATGGTCCTTTGAGGCACTGGTTGTTGCTGCCACCCCACATCCATGGCTCAGCCCTGTTGCTCCACCgagttccttctcctcccccagcAAGCTGCCAAGGGAATGAGGGCCTTCCTTGCAATCTCCCTTGCCACGTGGACATCCCGCTTcatgctcccctccctccacccaggATGGCAAGGATGCTCGAGTGCCATACCCTCTACACTCCACGCTTTGCACCCAGCAAAACTGACTCTCCTCCCCAGTTACCTCTGATTTGCCCAGGCGATCCAGGTTGGAAATATCAAAGGTGCCCCCCGTGGCGGCTGTGTCCACACCACCCGTGCCACGTTTCTGCAGCCTCAGGTTCTCCAGGATCTTTGAGAAGCGGCTATCCTGCAGAGGAGGTTGCGGGTAGAAGTCAGTGCTGCAAAGTATTTGGGGTTTACAGAACTGTgactgtggggtggggaagcGTTAGCTTGAGGCTACTGGGGGCAGTCTACGGTGAGGACCAGATACCTGAAAGGGAGTGTCCTGCTTGGAGTTTCAAACATCCTGTGGGGAAGGAACTGTTGGGGGCCTCAGCCCAGGAGCATCACGCTGCGTAGGacccctccacccaccccaggCTTTACCTTGCTCAGCAGCGGCAGCTTGATGTGCACCCCAGCACGCAGTCCAGTGCCCAGGTTGGAGGGGCAGGTCAGGATGTAGCCCAGCCTCTCGTTCCACATGAACTCCCAGCCCCTCTCCTGGATCAGGCGCTCCACCTGTATGCAGGGGAAGCAGGCAGAAGTCAAGGACAGCACTCCATGAGACTGGGCCCCTTCTCTGGGCCAGCTCCTGCCTTGCGATGTGGACCAGGACCAGATCCACGGTGTCCTGAGCTTTACTAATCAGGATGCTGCCACCATGTTCAGCCCAACCTGAGATGCCTTGGGCAGGGTGGGGCTGTGGGGCCAGAGGACTTGCTGCTCACCTCCTTCAAGCCCCGGCAGAACCTCTCAAATACTCTCTTCATGTTGCCTCCTTTCTCCATGGAAATGACACGGGTGTGGTCCTCCTCATTGACCCAGACCAGGAAGGTTTTCTCGTGGTTGTGCCTGAAGAGAGGGATTGGCAgttactggggtggggtgggaatgtgCCAGGCTAGACACTGCCTGGGCATGATTGGAATCAGGGCTggccagaggcagagctagctgctctggtacCTGGAGCGGCACACATTCTGTGCACCCAGGGGCAAGGCTAGCCACCCACTGGGGTGGGGCTAGGGTCCTGGGGGGAGGGGTGCCACACGCAGCAAACGTCCCAGGGGCGCGACGtggcaatgtcacccccctcagggatgacacctggggcacccaccacacaccccttcctccgccagtggggcCGGCCCACACATGAGGCAAAATGAGGCAACTGCCTTAGGTGGTGAAtcactggggcagcagatcctgatgtagatcttccacCTCCCTTTCTTCCCTAGTGGGGAGGTGGATGCTGTTTGGGGGTCTACCTTAGGTGCCAAAAGTTCTTGGCCTGGCCCTGACTGGATGTGTCTCCCTGACCTGTGCCAAGCAGGGGTTTGAACCAGATGATGCTTGGGGatccttctaactctatgattgtTAGCTCTTGCTTTGCCCTTCATAAGTCTGGGCTTCCAGAGTGACCCTCTTCCTGCTTGAGATGCAGCCTTCTTCTCCAAGGCCATCTCTCTCCAGGTCAGCAGGTGAATATGCAGAAGAAGGGCCCCCCTTCAACAGAGCTTCTTGAGAGGTAGGCATTCCCCCTCTGCCCCCtgcgtttcatttcatttctaaaaGATTAAAGGGGGAGCATTTCAGTTTCAAGGAGGGCATGTCAGCTGCTGGGGACAGACTTGGCTGCAGAGCCGTTGATCTgagtgactggggggggggggagtgcctgcCTCTCAAGAGGGTCTATggctgcctgcccacccactCCATCCCATACCAGAAGAGGAAGCCAGAAGCCATACCAGATTCCTCGGGCATCAGGCCAGTCACGAGCCATGCCTGCAGCTGTCAGCAGAGGGGAGACAGGTTTGTCAAATAGGAAGTGGTCCTGGGAAGGAGAAGAGGTGATGGTGAGCTGGGGTTTTGCTGGGACCCACCCAACTGGGCAGGCAGAAATTGTGGCCAGGGTCAACCTGAGATGTGGGACAGTGCCTAGGGATGTTCTCCCGAGGAGACCTGAGGGGGGATGTGAGGATGCAGCTGCTGCGGACCAGAGAGGCAGGCAATCAGCACAGCAGCAGTGTCTTGGTCCAACCATGTTCCAGTCCCAGGGGAaccaagaacatcagaagagcctgctctgtcaggcccatctagtccagcatcctgctctcacagtggccacccagatgcctatgggaaacctgcaagcccgATTCGAGTACATGAGCAAcaatcccctcctgtggtttccagcagctggtcttcAAATGCAtgtctgcctccaactgtggaggctgagtatagccatcatggctagtagccatcaatagtcttACATGAAATGAGTGGCATGCCTTGCCATGCTACACCAAAAGAGGCAGTAACAGGCTCCCAGCAAGGAGGGAGAGCAGTCTAAGGCCAGGCTGCCTTTGGGCTGCCCAGCCCAGTCCTGCCCACTAAGAAGAGCTTGGGTGACAGTCCACACACAAGCAGGCCCTGATTGTGCACACTAGTGTTACCAGAAAattggaagggtgtgtgtgagagagaccttCCCCCCACCACAAGCCAAAGGCAAAGACAACGAGCCTCCATTACCAAATGtagcaattcactgataaatggatctatgtactggctcaatgGGAAACCTTTAAAAATTCATATGTGATGGATATACACCATTCCAATGTTCTTCTACTCAGAAAGAAAATGGCTAACAGGAGAAGAGCTTGGGACATAGGTAGGGGCAGCTTTAATCCCTGAAGCATGAGACCACACACTCAGCAGCCCCACTGCCTGGGGGGTGATAATCACTGGCATCCTGGCACCTGAGTGCTGGACAAGTCATTCCAAGAACAATCGCAAACCCAACCTCAGTGGACTGGAGTCTCGGTCAAGACAACGGGCGtgcttaacttggctgggaaaatgTAAATACTTACCTTTGTTTCACCTAAAGATTGGAAGGTGGAGGTCACGTGAGGGACAGGACAAGCCTGGTGCTCAGGTTTCGGCCAGGAGACCCTTCCCAATTCATGACGTAGTTATGACAAATATATGATGTTTTACTAATGGTGTTATGGGTAATTTGGGAAACTTATATAAAAAGGAGCCATCCTTTGTTCGGGGCGTCTCACTGCTTCTTCTATGTGAGAATTTGAAGTCTTGCTGaaacaataaagatcaggcctacTGGCCACTGTTTTGTTTCTATCTCCTGGCTGAAGTCTCTTGCTTGTGACCCCTGACCTGAACCTATGGGAGCCAAGGTTAGGCAATTGTGGGGTGCTCCAATGTCTCTCTTTTACACTAGGG carries:
- the CKMT1A gene encoding creatine kinase U-type, mitochondrial isoform X2, whose translation is MASNLTPTIYAQLCDKATPTGWTLDQCIQTGVDNPGHPFIKTVGMVAGDEESYEVFAGIFDPVIEERHNGYNPRTMKHPTDLDSSKIKAGHFDERYVLSSRVRTGRSIRGLSLPPACSRAERREVERVTAEALAGLSGDLAGKYYRLSEMTDKEQQQLIDDHFLFDKPVSPLLTAAGMARDWPDARGIWHNHEKTFLVWVNEEDHTRVISMEKGGNMKRVFERFCRGLKEVERLIQERGWEFMWNERLGYILTCPSNLGTGLRAGVHIKLPLLSKDSRFSKILENLRLQKRGTGGVDTAATGGTFDISNLDRLGKSEVELVQLVIDGVNYLIDCERRLERGQDIRIPSPVAQFRS